A single window of Mugil cephalus isolate CIBA_MC_2020 chromosome 1, CIBA_Mcephalus_1.1, whole genome shotgun sequence DNA harbors:
- the LOC125024429 gene encoding Fc receptor-like B, translating to MTQCGAGWGKLVGSSCNISYTFPSDSGVYLCESREGTTSNSIDLTVYGGPVILQSPFLPVMEGDEVTLLCKTKTTPSILSATFYKDGSLIRTESTGHITVHHVTRSEEGLYRCNIIDHGDSPPSWITVTGEEVHFDFNSYFIHMFI from the exons ATGACTCAGTGTGGAGCTGGGTGGGGAAAACTAGTTGGTTCTTCCTGTAACATCAGCTACACCTTCCCATCAGACAGTGGAGTTTACCTGTGTGAGTCCAGAGAGGGAACAACCAGTAACAGCATCGACCTCACTGTCTATG gtggaccagtgatcctgcagagtcctttcctccctgtgatggagggagatgaggtcactctgctctgtaaaacaaagaccactccctccatcctctcagctACTTTCTACAAAGATGGCTCCTTGATCAGGACTGAGTCTACAGGTCACATAACCGTCCACCATGTTACCAGGTCTGAAGAAGGCCTCTACAGGTGTAACATCATCGATCACGGAGATTCTCCACCCAGCTGGATCACTGTCACAGGTGAGGAGGTTCACTTTGATTTCAACTCTTATTTCATCCACATGTTCATCTGA
- the LOC125009858 gene encoding low affinity immunoglobulin gamma Fc region receptor II-like, whose amino-acid sequence MILLCAHNQEVDAAFLRISPNRLQFFEYESVTLYCDGVFYCDVEHKLIGVKPSCCTTNDRTFKGPTCTIKNIYEEDSGKYWCEEGGQRSNIININVVSGSVILESPALPVVEGEDVTLSCRTNKSSSNITIDFYKDGILEWRSSTGNMNIKTVSMSDHGYYKCHISGVGESPQSWLTVREMNPTSSCRCNENLTEHLYGCHVYPFLRTVFTIIMVALLLLLLGYLHCVLDRHIKHDSSQTEKGDFCYIKEKDGLDDNQQKLVQ is encoded by the exons atgatcctgctgtgtgcacaCAATCAGGAAGTTG atgcagcttttcttcgtatctctccaaacagactgcagttctttgaatatgagtcggtcactttgtactgtgatggagtcttttactgtgatgttgaacatAAATTGATTGGGGTGAAGCCCTCGTGTTGCACCACTAATGACAGAACATTTAAAGGACCTACCTGCACCATTAAGAATATTTATGAAGAGGACTCTGGGAAGTACTGGTGTGAGGAAGGAGGGCAGAGaagtaacatcatcaacatcaatgtcGTTT ctggttctgtgatcctggagagtcctgctcttcctgtggtggagggagaagatgtgactctgagctgcagaaccaACAAATCTTCCTCCAACATCACCATTGATTTCTACAAAGATGGAATCCTCGAGTGGAGAAGCTCCACAGGAAACATGAACATCAAAACAGTCTCCATGTCTGATCATGGATactacaaatgtcacatttctggagttggagaatcacctcagagctggctgactgttaGAG AGATGAATCCtacctcctcctgcaggtgtAATG aAAATCTTACAGAACACCTTTACGGCTGTCATGTTTACCCCTTCCTCAGGACCGTGTTCACCATCATCATGGTGgcgctgttgctgctgctgctcggatATCTTCACTGTGTGTTAGACAGACATATAAAACATGATTCATCTCAAACAGAAAAAGGAGATTTCTGttacattaaagaaaaagatggtCTGGATGACAACCAACAAAAGCTAGTTCAGTAG
- the LOC125020467 gene encoding low affinity immunoglobulin gamma Fc region receptor III-like isoform X1 translates to MEVRALCIAQLTVMILLCAQDQEVDAAFLRISPNRLQFFEYESITLDCDGVFYCDVEHKLIGVKPSCCTTNDRTFKGPTCTIKNIYEEDSGKYWCEEGGERSNIININVVSGSVILESPALPVVEGENVTLSCRTNKSSSNNTIDFYKDGILEWRSSTGNMNIKTVSMSDHGYYKCHISGVGESPQNWLSVRELSRKDQESSNPASSSSSNTPWIIIAVLLMLALLVVGLHRYGRFAFVREFCSQLMTVPNLDSSEHQTVSVQASAAEACQLMYVTVTHNRKKNATECSVPSAARDPGNSDVYYSTIRDVAKR, encoded by the exons atggaggtcAGAGCTCTCTGCATTGCACAGT tgactgtgatgatcctgctgtgtgcacaggatcaggaaGTTG atgcagcttttcttcgtatctctccaaacagactgcagttctttgaatatgAGTCGATCACTTTGGACTGTGATGGagtcttttactgtgatgttgaacatAAATTGATTGGGGTGAAGCCCTCGTGTTGCACCACTAATGACAGAACATTTAAAGGACCTACCTGCACCATTAAGAATATTTATGAAGAGGACTCCGGAAAGTACtggtgtgaggaaggaggagagagaagtaacatcatcaacatcaatgttGTTT ctggttctgtgatcctggagagtcctgctcttcctgtggtggagggagaaaatgtgactctgagctgcagaaccaACAAATCTTCCTCCAACAACACCATCGATTTCTACAAAGATGGAATCCTCGAGTGGAGAAGCTCCACAGGAAACATGAACATCAAAACAGTCTCCATGTCTGATCATGGATactacaaatgtcacatttctggagttggagaatcaccTCAGAACTGGCTGTCTGTTAGAG AGTTGTCTAGAAAAGATCAAGAAAGCTCTAATcctgcctcttcttcctcctcaaaTACACCATGGATCATCATTGCTGTCTTGTTGATGCTTGCCTTGTTGGTTGTGGGACTACATCGCTATGGCAGATTTGCCTTTGTCAGAG AATTTTGTTCACAGTTAATGACAGTGCCTAATTTAgactcatcagagcatcagACAG tctctGTACAGGCCAGTGCAGCAGAAGCATGCCAACTAATGTATGTTACTGTAACacacaacaggaagaaaaacg CAACAGAGTGCAGCGTTCCCTCAGCGGCCAGAGATCCCGGTAACAGTGACGTCTACTATTCTACAATTCGGGAT GTTGCTAAGCGCTGA
- the LOC125020467 gene encoding low affinity immunoglobulin gamma Fc region receptor III-like isoform X2 produces MEVRALCIAQLTVMILLCAQDQEVDAAFLRISPNRLQFFEYESITLDCDGVFYCDVEHKLIGVKPSCCTTNDRTFKGPTCTIKNIYEEDSGKYWCEEGGERSNIININVVSGSVILESPALPVVEGENVTLSCRTNKSSSNNTIDFYKDGILEWRSSTGNMNIKTVSMSDHGYYKCHISGVGESPQNWLSVRELSRKDQESSNPASSSSSNTPWIIIAVLLMLALLVVGLHRYGRFAFVRATECSVPSAARDPGNSDVYYSTIRDVAKR; encoded by the exons atggaggtcAGAGCTCTCTGCATTGCACAGT tgactgtgatgatcctgctgtgtgcacaggatcaggaaGTTG atgcagcttttcttcgtatctctccaaacagactgcagttctttgaatatgAGTCGATCACTTTGGACTGTGATGGagtcttttactgtgatgttgaacatAAATTGATTGGGGTGAAGCCCTCGTGTTGCACCACTAATGACAGAACATTTAAAGGACCTACCTGCACCATTAAGAATATTTATGAAGAGGACTCCGGAAAGTACtggtgtgaggaaggaggagagagaagtaacatcatcaacatcaatgttGTTT ctggttctgtgatcctggagagtcctgctcttcctgtggtggagggagaaaatgtgactctgagctgcagaaccaACAAATCTTCCTCCAACAACACCATCGATTTCTACAAAGATGGAATCCTCGAGTGGAGAAGCTCCACAGGAAACATGAACATCAAAACAGTCTCCATGTCTGATCATGGATactacaaatgtcacatttctggagttggagaatcaccTCAGAACTGGCTGTCTGTTAGAG AGTTGTCTAGAAAAGATCAAGAAAGCTCTAATcctgcctcttcttcctcctcaaaTACACCATGGATCATCATTGCTGTCTTGTTGATGCTTGCCTTGTTGGTTGTGGGACTACATCGCTATGGCAGATTTGCCTTTGTCAGAG CAACAGAGTGCAGCGTTCCCTCAGCGGCCAGAGATCCCGGTAACAGTGACGTCTACTATTCTACAATTCGGGAT GTTGCTAAGCGCTGA